The stretch of DNA TTCATGCTGTACAACCTGCCAAGAAAAATCTTCGCATATTCTTCGATGTATTCCCAAATCATCTCTAGTTGCATACTGGAATGACAGTCTATGAATACTATTGATCTGCCTTATCTCTGTTCGCAAATCCATTTTCTCATACTGGTACTGTACTTTCTCATGCTAAGTCTGATGAAGCTTTTTGGTGCGAACTGGAATTTGTCTCTGTCCGAAGTGATCGTAAATTTCCCCTAAGGCTCTGGAATGGAATGTTGCATTTCGTTTGTACTGCTGTATCAGAAGTTCTGAACACATCTGAAATTAACGCTTCGATGAGATGCCGGTAGCTTTACAAGGCATGGGTGCTTCGATTTTGCTTTGGCTTCCCTGATCAAAGGTTAACGAAGTTCTGTCCTAGGGTACTCCGTATCAGGAGATGTTACAATTGGATCCACTAATCATGAGCAATGATAATAATGCTTTCAGCAGCCTGTTCCCTGCTTCGAATAATACCATTGCCTCTTTCTTGAGACAAAGCATCGACTGGGAAGAACACTGCGTCAATAGGTTCAGAATTCGGATCATCCTCTTCTTAACTTGTTCGGCTACCAACACACAGCACAGCAGCCAGTGGAGGTGGAGACTGGAGACCGAGCCGGCACTCGTGTCGAATGCAGTTAGCTTGCCGACGCCAGCTGCCAAGCTTCGCCGCAGATAAGAGCGGAGTCAAACTGTTTCATCACGACGGCGCGACGTGCTCGTGTCGCGCCATCTCTGGGCTGCCACCCGTCGAATACCTCAGCATGGTCGAAGAGATGGGTGCGAGGGCGCGGCGTTATCGGACGCGTCGATCTTGGAGGCGACGTGCGAGCGACCCAAGCAGAGCAGCCTGTCGACCTCCCCAGGCGCGAGACGGCGAGAAGCCCCGCTGGCAGCCGCGCCGCACCCCCACGCGGCGCCCATGCGCGCGTCCTCCCGTGTGGTCGCCCTCGCGCGCGCGTCACCGGTCACACCGGATAAGCCCATTCGCCCATCCCACCCCACGGCTCCCGCTCCCGGATCGCCGCGGGCTCCTTTTGACTCGCGCAGTCGCACGCGCCTCTCCTCACTTTTCCGTTTGGAAGCCGGAGCCCTGAGgtgccgtgctgcctggagtcTCTTGACGCCACCACAGATCGTCTGGGAGTCTCGAGGTAACTGCCCGGCGGGTTTCCAAGCAGCGTCCAGGCCTCCAGGGAGCTCGTtcctgcttctccgggagaggTACAGTGGTCTTCTTTCCTGTACGTGCGATTTGGCGCGGGCCGCAATCAGTAGTACCAATGGCATGCGCTCCAACTGTTTGTCGAAATGCCTGCGTGTGTGAGCGGGAGAAGGTTCTGTCTAGGAGTTTGATGCAAGATGCTCCTTGTTTCGATCTCGTCTGCTCATCTGGATTCTTGGATGCAAGCTGCGAGCAAGCTTTCGTTTTCTTTGATCCAGGAATTAAAGTCAATTGGTTGGGCTATCGTAGCTGGAATGTGTACCTTTGCCTTGTTCACAAGCTAGAGCTCCGTGAAACCTCCACCGTTTAAATCCTTTTGGGGCAGTTAGATGCTGGAAGGGGTAGCCATGCTAGCAATGCACACCATCGTTGTTAGTTTAAACAGCGCCACACATTTTACATTTTTCACAATGCCATAGAGGTTTTCAGATTGGTTCGTGATCTATTATAGAGGTACTGAGCTCTTGAcgtgttttttttctttcttttgttAGGTAAAAAAAATGTATCATCAGGGTTGATGCATCTACGTGTGACATAGATGGAGGACTATTTTTCACGCTTCCAGAACCTTGGTTGGCAGTTAAGACAATACTTGACAGAATTGATAGGTGCCAACTTGAGCTTGTATCTCTTAGTTAACAAAACCACCTTGGATTTGGGCATGCTAATTTCAGTGCTCATGTGGGTCTTGTTTCTTTTTCTATTTCTGAATTATAAGTTCCTAATTACAGGGTTCCTATTTTCTTTCCTTGAGGTTATATGGAGCAATTAGTTTGATGCTTGACTACTTCATGTTGGATAGCAATATTAGATGTATTTCATTTTGAGAGATGCGGAACCTTTTCTTCTTGGAGGCAATATGGTCCGACTTTCAGAGGTTTGGACTGGATGAGATGTGCTTAATCGCCACTAAAAGAAACAAATGCTTCTCAAAATTGGGAGAAACCTGAAAATTGGTGTTTTTGTTgtgtttttctttatttttataTGTTTGTATTTCTCTTGCCAGAAAATTTGCTCGGATACATTGATTGGATTCCTCAACGTCTTGAAATACAATTCTCTGCTAGTCATGGAGGATCATTGCCTGGCACTACAGGACATATTCATGAAGGGGCATATGCATTATCTATTAGTGATACTACTACAGAAGAGCAAACTGCAAATGGAATATCTGAAGGCACAATTTTCAGGAAAAGATTTTCTAGTATTTATCAAAGGTTCAGTTTTTTTATAGCTTCATCAATCAGTAAGTATGTGTTTTTGTCCTATGTCTCACATCCACTTTGCAACTATTTGTGGTGCCAGATCATATGGCAGTTCTTCCAATCTTTTGCATGGCTTCGGGGTGGTACGAAGATTGGCGTTCCGCGTGCGAGATCAGTGGAGTCTGTTTTCAAGTGAAGTACATGCCAAACTAACTAGGTCAGTTACTGCCTTCTTTGTTCAGACTTCTATGTTTTGCTTGGGTGTGTGCACCTGTCGCACCTTACAGTTCGAGGACTCAAAAGGCCATTGATGGTGTAACCCAGTTTTGTTTATTCTAATTAGTTCTAAAATATGTCATTTTGGTCACAGGATCTTACATCGTTTCTGGACAACACTACAGGGATCTCGTGAAGACATAGGATGGTTGCAAAGAACTCAAGCATCGCTTTGTTCAGTGGATGGCACAGGCCGCTTCAAGGAGATATTGCGTGAGATCAggtgatttttttttgaaacaaatCAGGATGAAGAACTGCCAAATGTAAGAGAAGAAACCCTGACTGGGCAATACAACAAAGCAACAACAACCCCAAAGGGTCGAACAACGACAACAACTAACAACTAAAGACAACCAAGGGccggttggattgcaacctcaACACATGCCACATGACACCATGGCACCACTGCTATAATATACACCACACCAATTTCCTGGTTCCCAGTTATAGTGAGCTCTGTACAAAAACATTACCGCATTATTTTAGCATAGCAATCAGTTTCAGATACTGTAATGTGAAAATTATGATTATACCAAGTAAGTTGAACTGAAAATGATTAATCAGTTTCAAGAATGACCAACAATACTATAAGCTGCTTTATGTTTCAGAAATGGTCTGCACTGCCTGCCTGATACACTGGTTTACTTATTTATTCCTGGTGAGACATCTTTCAAAATGTAACAAGTTTTTGCAAATGATCCTTAAATGCCATTGTTTACAAATTGTCTCATCTGTACTCCTTTATGCAGGCCTTTTTAGCAACCACAGTCCACTTTATTTCACCAATACGAAAAGATTCTTTTCAAAGATGGGATTGGCTTGCCATATTGCAAAAATTCATAGCGAGGTAATTGAGCTGAAGGTTCGCATGCAAGTTTTTCCTCACTAGTTTGTCTAGCATAGGTTTCATTTTTATTTCGCATTATGTCCTAAAGCAACAGCTGCTTGTGATAGTGTTTCTTACAATTACAATTTGTACTTACATTTTGCTTTGTCTAGGCATCGGTGGAGAAAAATGCATGGGAACTGAAACAGTACATCGAGGAGCTCTACTGGGGATCTGGTAAACAAGTTTTGCTCCTTGGCCATAGCAAAGGTGGAGTTGATGCAGCTGCAGCTCTTTCCTTGTACTGGTCTGAGCTCAAGGGCAAGGTTGCCGGCCTGGCATTGGTTCAGAGCCCATATGGTGGCACCCCGGTCGCCTCTGATATCCTTCGAGAAGGCCAAATTGCTGATAAGGAGACAAGGAGAATCATGGAGCTCATTGTATGCAAACTAATCAAGGTCCTCATCACGAACTGTTACTCAGTCAAATCCATTGTTTATTTTCTTTGAAAGGCAGGAGCTTTGCCAATTACTTAAGATAGATAAAAGGAGAAATCTGTTGTTTACAAACTGTTCATTCATGATCTCATCCATTTTGGAGTCTTAAACAAGTGAACAATTGCAGGGTGACATGAGGGCCTTGGAGGACCTCACCTACGCCAAGAGAAAGGACTTCATCTCCAAGCACAAGCTTCCTGTTGATGAGCTGCCGATAATCTCCTTCCACACCGAAGCCAGCACCGCGCCAACAGTGCTCGCAACTCTGACCCGCATTGCCCAGGCCGAGCTCCTGCCATGGCTCCCCTTGCCACGGTTCTTCCTATCAGCATCCGAGTTTGTCGAGTCAATGCTTGCCTCTCTGAAGGTCCCTGTGGTCGCACCCGTGTCGGCGGCGATGGCAGTCACCGCGCTCCACCTGCGGTTGCGGTACGGCGAGAGGAGCGACGGGCTGGTGACTCGGCGCGACGCCGAGGTGCCCGGATCGGTGGTGGTGAGGCCCGAGAGGAGGCTAGACCACGCGTGGATGGTGTACTCCACGCTGAAGAAGGGCAGCGCTGAGGCTGATGCAGGTGAGATGTGCGAGGCTCTGCTGGCCATGCTCGTTGAGATTGGAAGGAACAAGAAATTTCTCTGATCATCTGGTCATCTGGAGCTCTGGATCGTTGTTTGGTTATGCAAGAAATTTTGCGCCTGAAGTCTTCTTTAGTGTCATGAACTGGAACTTACTAAAGTCAccagagaaagagagagagagagagagatgctaCAGCGAATGATAGAATACTATAGCCTTTACAGGGAATAGTGAAAACTAGATTGTACTTTTCCTTTGTTGGAAGAAAACACACTTGGCAATATGCCATTTTGTTTTAATGAACAATGACTCTTTCGTGATGTATTATGTTCTTCACACTTCACATTTTCATTCagtattttattatttttcccATCAATTTATGATGCGTTTCTTACACCACTGGATTATTCCATTCCCTCTTCTGAGTACACAGTTGCTGATTCACTCACTCATAATAAACACACACGAGCATAGCAATATTACCATCTCATGACACGTATAACGTATTGTCGTGATCCCCTTAGCTGATTCCGCCTTCACGGTTGGGTCACGTAAACTAGCAACTGCTGGGTCCCGAAGCGAGTAGTAGGGGGCCCAGTGTCAGTGTCACTCGCTCGTCTCCTCGAGGTTTCCACCCCTTAAACCCTCATCAAAACCGCTGCTCGACGAAAATTTCCATTTCTGCCCTTTCCTCGcttccgcccgccgccgccgccgtcgacgcaGCCATGGCGTCGCGGCgctgcctcctccgcctcctctcGAGCCGCCTCGTCCCTCAGAGATCTCAGCCTCTTGCACCGGTCTCGATCGCAACCCGAACCCTGACATCTTTGTCCGAGCCCCTCGCCCATCCAGCTCCCCGGGCCCTCGCCTCCCCGCGGCTCTACTACCCCTCGCGCTGCCACTTCGCGACCCGCTCCTCCGGCGACGAGGAGGATGGCGACGAAGAAGAGCACTACGACGacgaggggagcgagggggagtggggggaggaggaggaggaggcggtggcggcgaagAAACCGAGCGGGAAGACTGAGGAGGAGAAGgtagcggaggcggcggagatcGGGTACAAGGTGGTGGGCCCGCTTGGGGCTGACGAGAAACCCTTCAAGCC from Panicum hallii strain FIL2 chromosome 3, PHallii_v3.1, whole genome shotgun sequence encodes:
- the LOC112887199 gene encoding uncharacterized protein LOC112887199, whose protein sequence is MEDYFSRFQNLGWQLRQYLTELIENLLGYIDWIPQRLEIQFSASHGGSLPGTTGHIHEGAYALSISDTTTEEQTANGISEGTIFRKRFSSIYQRSYGSSSNLLHGFGVVRRLAFRVRDQWSLFSSEVHAKLTRILHRFWTTLQGSREDIGWLQRTQASLCSVDGTGRFKEILREIRNGLHCLPDTLVYLFIPGLFSNHSPLYFTNTKRFFSKMGLACHIAKIHSEASVEKNAWELKQYIEELYWGSGKQVLLLGHSKGGVDAAAALSLYWSELKGKVAGLALVQSPYGGTPVASDILREGQIADKETRRIMELIVCKLIKGDMRALEDLTYAKRKDFISKHKLPVDELPIISFHTEASTAPTVLATLTRIAQAELLPWLPLPRFFLSASEFVESMLASLKVPVVAPVSAAMAVTALHLRLRYGERSDGLVTRRDAEVPGSVVVRPERRLDHAWMVYSTLKKGSAEADAGEMCEALLAMLVEIGRNKKFL
- the LOC112887200 gene encoding 50S ribosomal protein L21, mitochondrial; this translates as MASRRCLLRLLSSRLVPQRSQPLAPVSIATRTLTSLSEPLAHPAPRALASPRLYYPSRCHFATRSSGDEEDGDEEEHYDDEGSEGEWGEEEEEAVAAKKPSGKTEEEKVAEAAEIGYKVVGPLGADEKPFKPYEPVFAVVQIGSHQFKVSNGDSIFTERLKFCDVNDKLILNRVLMLGSQTQTVIGRPILPEASVHAVVEEHALDAKVIIFKKKRRKNYRRTKGHRQELTKLRITNIEGIDKPETVAVAA